Sequence from the Gloeocapsopsis dulcis genome:
CGTAATGGTAAAGGGGGTAGATGAATTGTACTAACTGGGTTCTTCAGCAGAGTGGAATTTACTGTATTAATGGTAGGCATCCTTGTTTTAGTGCTCCGTTCCTGTGTAACGCAGGAATATAGTGTGAGCGAGTCACAGTTAGGCATTCTGGCTTGAGAAAGTTTTGAGGTTTGAGTTTTAAGTTTTGAGCCAAATTGACGCACTCAAAATTCATAACCCATGACTCACAACTTCTTTTACAGCTGCGGCACAGCCTCGGATTTACACCGAAGTTTCCCTATACCGTGACAGATCACTTGTGCCTTGTTATCTTAGCTGATTCTCCTCAGTTGAAAAATACTACCGGAGGGGTTGTTAGTAATCGCTAATTGCTCCCCTGATTGCGTTGCTGACGTTGTTGACGCCACTGCTGCATTCTTTGTTCAATTTGCTGGCGTTGTTCGGGTGTCAGAACCGCTGTCGCACGTTCTTTTGAGGATTGCATAATCTGGCGAATTTGAGTTCTTTGCGCTTCAGATAGATTTAAGGCAGCCATTGCACCGCGTCGTCGTTGCCCGTTTTGCATAGCAGCTTGCCATTGTTGACGTTGTTCTGGCGTCAGAACTCCTTCAATTTGAGTGCGCGTTTCATTGCGGATTTGTTCCATTTGAGCTTGTTGTTCCGCTGTGAGTTCAATACCTGCCTTGCCCATACCTCTGCCACCCGCACGTTGTCCTACTTGAGGTGCAGCAGGTTGTGCATTAATTGCCAGCGGTGCGAAGACAGCAGAAAGTGCTACTGCTCCAGCGAACAGCGACATGAATTTTACTTTCTTTGATGGCGACATTATTGACTTCCTCATGTTTGATGTTTCTATCCTATAAACTTGCCTTCCTGAGTAGCATGAGGAAAAGGTCACGAATTGAAGTATGACTAAAGTCATGTATTGCTGATCGTCAATAAATTAAATGTACTAAGTACGGTAATGGGTAATAGGTATCACTACTTTTTACTTGAGTAAATGACATAACTGCTTACTTTTACAGGGCTATATCTATCTAATAACATTTACTAGAAATCTAAATGAGATGAATCGTCCAATTCAAATTCGTACACATCCCTTGCCATTCTTACTGTTATTAGAGTGGTTATTACTACTCACTGTGGCAATTACGGAAGCTTTATCAATCCACTTTCGCCGATTTCATACTTTGCCGTCTTTAACAATTATCAGTTTAGTAGGCTTTGGGTTGTTAGGATTACGAATGCCCACAGGAAAATTGCTACACAAAACACTTTATACGGCACTAGAAATTTGCTTAATCCTTTTGGCAGGAATAGTCAGTAGTAGAGGAATTCGATTATTTCCGTTTCTTTATATTATTCTTGTGATTCGCAGTTGTCTTATTTTTCAACTACCAGGACGTATTATCGTAACGAGTTTGTCTTTTGCATTATTTGTGCTCACATTAATACACCGATTTCAACACGTTCCCGCAGTTCCCATGTTACAAGAACGACTACGGTTTACGTTGTTGAGTTTTGCGCTTTCGTTTGGATTAAGCTTAGTATTTGTGTTGTTGTTGATGAATGCTGTGCTTGCAGAGCGACAAATTCGCGAAAAACTGGCGATCGCAAATGACCAACTGCGACAATATGCACTACGCATTGAAGATCAAGCAACGTTACAAGAACGCAACCGCATTGCGCGAGATATTCATGACTCGTTAGGACACTCTTTAACGGCTTTAAACTTGCAGCTAGAAACAGCACTAAAATTGTGGCAATCTAACCCTGCTAAAGCACAAACTTTCTTAGCACAAGCCAAAAACTTGGGTTCTCAGGCGTTACAGGAAGTGCGACAATCTGTTTCAGCAATGCGCTCTGATCCGCTGCATGGTCAATCTTTAGAAGTTGCGATCGCTGCTTTAGTCACTGAGTTTCATCATTCTACGGGATTTTCTCCAATTTATCATCTAGTGCTGAAACATTCGATTCCTGCTGAAGTCAAAACTGCAGTGTACCGAATCGCACAAGAAGCACTTACCAATATTTGGAAACACGCACAAGCAAATGAAGTCAAGATTAATATCCAAACATCGCTGGAATCTTTACACTTGAAAATTGCAGACAATGGCAAAGGATTTGTATTAAACAAAAACACTACCGGATTTGGACTGCAAAGTATGCGCGATCGCGTCCTTGCATTAGGAGGTGAATTTCAAATCAGCAGCGCACTTGGTGCTGGTTGTTGTATTACTGCTACAATCCCCTTGCCGAGGTTATTGACATGATTCGCCTAGTACTGGTAGACGATCAAAATCTTATTCGTCAGGGTTTAAAAGCTTTACTTGAGTTAGAACCAGATTTACAAGTTGTCGGAGAGGCGGAAAATGGGCAAGCAGTAATGCATTTATTACAAAAGTTGCAACCTGATGTCATACTTATGGATGTGCGAATGCCAGTCATGGATGGTGTTGCCGCAACACGAGAAATTGCTCAGCGTTTTCCCCAAATCAAGGTACTTGTATTAACCACTTTTGATAATGATGAGTATATTGCTGCAGCACTGCGGAATGGTGCAATGGGCTATTTGCTTAAGGATACGCCTTCGGAAGAGTTAGCCGCAGCAATTCGGGCAGTCTATAAAGGTTATACTCAGCTAGGTCCTGGTTTAGTTGAAAAAATTATTGCGAAAGTCCCAGAACCTTCCGCACTAACACCCGCAGGTTGGACAGAACTCACGCCAAGAGAACGCGAGGTGTTACGGTTAATTGCTGCAGGCGAAAGTAATCGCGAAATTGCCCAAACGCTTCATATCTCGGAAGGAACTGTTAAAAACCACGTCACAAGTATTTTAAATCGACTTTCTCTACGCGATCGCACGCAAGCTGCTATTTTTGCTAATTCGTTCCTACACCATGTAGAAACTGACAGAAAAGGAATGAGGGGTTAGGGAAGAAATCAGAAAAACTTTAGTTGTGGGTATCAAACCTACTTAAGAAGAAACAATTTATATCAAGATTCGCCCTACAAAATATAAACTCATCTGCTGCCATTTCAATTTCACGTTTTTAAATCTGAGTCAATAATACAAAATACCAAACTACTTAAATAACTCTAGACACTCTTCTTTCAATAATCCCTTTGTCACCTTAATATCTCTAAAACTTCTGGCAATAACTTCATCACAAGATATATCAATTTGTGATTGGTTGAGACGAATTAAGTCTTCAATAGAAATTGCACAAATAATTTCAGATATACCAGCCCAAACACACACAGTTGCACACATTGGGCAAGGTTCGCCTGTAGTGTATATTATGTATCCTGCCAAAGATGGATTTTTGATTTGAGATGTCAGTTTGCGAATGGCATTCATTTCTGCATGGGCGGAAGGGTCGCTATTTTGCTGCACAGTGTTATGTGCTATTGCTACAATCTCATTATCTTTAACTATCACCGCACCATAGGGGGCATCTCCTTTTTTTGCTTCTTCTAGCGCAATTCGCATAAAATCTTCTGCAGTCATCTTGTTAATAATGTTAATAAGTGTATTTTAACAATATAAAACTTCTATAGTTTTTTACTATAAAAAATATGCTAAACTTTAGTTGTAGACTATAGTCGGCTATTTTCCTGCAAAAAATTCATTTGTATAGTGTAATTCAATCTCTAAGCATGAATGATACACAAGCATTCAAATTGATATTATTGAGTTCCATAAAATACTAGCAAGTAATGAATATGTTGCTAGCAAGAAAAATCATTGGTTTCTATTTAGAAGATATAGAAACACCCCTAGGGAGATTTATTAATTTAGCAATTACAAGCCTGGTTTTAGTATCCTCAGCTATTTTTGTTATAGAGACATATCCAATTTCTAATAACTTAAAGTTAATTTTAGATGGTTTAGATATAATTGTTTTAGGTATTTTTGCTTTGGAATACTTATTGCGTTTTTGGTGTGCAGAATCTAAAGTAAGGTATTTTTTTAGCTTGTATTCGCTTTTGGATCTCTTAGCAATTTTACCTTTCTTTGTAGGCTTAGTCAACATTAGTTATATCCGAATTCTACGTTGGTTTCGGATTCTTAGATTAGTTAGATTTATTCAAAAGAAATTCTTATTTGAGCGCATTAGTAGCGAAGATAGCATTATTTTTGCTAGAATTCTCTTTACTTTATTTGCTATTATTTTTGTTTATTCAGGGTTGATTTATCAAGTTGAACATCCTGTTAATCCTGAAACTTTTAATACATTTTTAGATGCGGTTTACTTCTCTGTCGTCACTATGACAACCGTCGGCTTTGGAGATGTCACTCCTGTGTCGCAAGTAGGGCGGTTACTGACGGTATTAATGATTATGACTGGTGTCGCATTAATTCCTTGGCAAGTAGGCAATTTAATTAGACAATTTATCAAAGCAAGTAACCAGGTAGAAGTTCGTTGCCCTACTTGTCAATTATCTCTACATGATGCAGATGCTCAGTACTGCAAGATCTGCGGGACAAAACTGGCAAAGAGTCCGTAGGGCAATAGTTGGTCACTTGTATTTCAAGGTTACTATGGCGTTTGATTATTCTTTAGATTTTAAAAAGATTGATTTTCGCTCTTCACCTGAATTGTACCGTGTAGGTAAAGGTGAGCAAGGAGTGTTGCTAGTAGAGCCTTATAAATCAGAAATTTTACCATACTGGCGCTTTAAAACTCCTGAGATTGCTAAGGAATCGAGTGAAAAAATTTATGAGTTATTTCTCAACTATTTAGAACAAGATGATTTTGTTGGTGCGGATATGGCGCGTAAGTTTTTGCAGATGGGTTACACGCGATCGCGTCGTTATGCCAATCATAAAAGTGGCAGGAAGTATAAAGCCAACCCCCAAAAGGCAGGTTCACAGGAAGCCGAAAAACAAGCGCGAAAAGAAGTTTTACCTTTAGAGATTGATCCTGTCAAAGCTGAATCAGCTGCAATCTTCAAAGAAAAATGGACTTTAGCGAAAACTCATGAAAAATATCTTCAACTAATGAAAAAACATCAACAGATGTACGAGAAAACAGAATAAACTCTAGATTGTTCAGAAATAATTTCAGGTTGTATGACTTCTGTCATCTATGTAACTAATTATTGCCACTTTAAGTAGGATAATGCGACCAAGTTATGCCAAAGAGAACGTTAGGAGTGGATTGCCAGCATGGCTATGCACAAATTTCACAAAAGCTCAGAGAATTGTAAAGATTTTGCTAAGTCACTTACTTTAGCCTTGACATCATGACACTTTTTACTGAATAAGTTGATTGGATAAAATCAAACTTAACTTAAAAGGTGTATCAAAGAGTTTTGAATCACAGGATGTTCTTGACTCAATGCTCATAGCCTCTCATTGCCTATTACCGCATGTTCAAAGGTATGATTATTCATTGCGATCGCTCGCTTGGTACATATATTATTTTCTAATAAAACTCAATTTTTGTTATCAGTTAATAAAATTTTAATATGCGTGTATAATCTGATAGATTTTGTTTACAACCCCGCTAGTGTGTATCCCTGAACTATCAAGAGGTAGTAATGCAATAAAACCCAGTTTCATGTTAGTTGTATTGCTGAAAGAAGCGATGACTTGCTCTATCTAGTCTAGGAAGTTGATTGCAACAGAAGAAAATGTTTGGTAGATTTTCACTTTTAAGTGTGTGGAATACGTGAGTACTAATAAAAGTAAAGGTAGTAGGAAGATGAAACAGCAAGGAATGACTTTATGGTTTACTGGGTTGAGTGGTGCAGGGAAAACAACAATTAGTAAAGCAGTAGAAGAACAACTGCGCGAACAAGGTTACAAAGTTGAAGTTCTTGATGGTGATATTGTTCGGGAGAACCTAACAAAAGGTTTAGGTTTTAGCAAAGCTGATCGCGATGAAAATATTCGTCGTATTGGTTTTGTTGCTCAATTGTTAACTCGCAATGGAGTGATCGTCATCGTTTCTGCTATTTCTCCTTACCGTGCAATTCGTGATGAAGTACGCAGTAAGATTGGTAATTTTATTGAAGTTTATGTCAACGCACCATTAGCTGTGTGCGAAGATCGTGATGTCAAAGGGCTATACAAAAAAGCCCGTGCTGGAGAGATCAAGAGTTTTACTGGAATTGACGATCCTTACGAACCACCACTCAATCCTGAAGTTGAATGCAAAACAAACCAAGAAACTTTGTCTGAAAGCGTCGAGAAAGTGATGGCGAAGCTAAATCAATATGTTCATGTAAACAATAATGTCTCAAAAGTTGCATAGTTTTTAGCTGCGATCGCCCTTGGCGCTGCGCTGTGCGCAATCGCTTTTAGCAGCGGGCATAGCGCAATCCTACTGTACTCAAAAACAATAACCTTGAGTGTACTAATAGTCCACTATTTCTCATCCCAGGATGACTGAGTGCGAAAAGGCACTTGTTCATCCTTTTTCCTATTGGGTAAAGTTTGAATAATATCTTGCTGCATGGGAGTATGGCTAGTTGTACAGTCGTAAAAAATCGCTTTTAATTAACCTGTGAATCTCCCTGTAAACTCCTTAGGACAAACGCAGACGCGGAAGGCAGAACACTTACGCATTTGTCTCGATGAAGATGTCCAATTTTCGCAAACGACGAATGGATTAGAACGCTATCGGTTTATACATTGTTGTTTACCAGAGATTAACCGCGATGAAATTAACTTGAGGACTCAGTTTTTAGGAAAGCAGCTATCCTATCCACTGTTGATTTCTTCGATGACGGGTGGTACAGAATTCGCCGGAACAATTAACCGTCGTCTTGCACAAGTTGCCCAGCATTACAATATCGCGATGGGAGTTGGTTCGCAGCGGGTAGCCCTCGAAAAACCACAAGTCGCAGCAACTTTCGCCGTGCGATCGCTGGCACCGGATATTTTACTCTTAGCTAATTTGGGTGCGGTGCAACTCAATTACAAGTACGGATTAGATGAATGTCGGCGCGTTGTTGATTTACTCCAGGCTGACGCTTTAATTTTGCATCTCAATCCATTACAAGAATGCATTCAACCGAGAGGTGATACGAATTTTCGTGGGTTGCTTGACAAAATAGAGAAACTATGCAGCAAGCTACCTGTGCCAGT
This genomic interval carries:
- a CDS encoding Spy/CpxP family protein refolding chaperone, whose translation is MSPSKKVKFMSLFAGAVALSAVFAPLAINAQPAAPQVGQRAGGRGMGKAGIELTAEQQAQMEQIRNETRTQIEGVLTPEQRQQWQAAMQNGQRRRGAMAALNLSEAQRTQIRQIMQSSKERATAVLTPEQRQQIEQRMQQWRQQRQQRNQGSN
- a CDS encoding sensor histidine kinase — translated: MNRPIQIRTHPLPFLLLLEWLLLLTVAITEALSIHFRRFHTLPSLTIISLVGFGLLGLRMPTGKLLHKTLYTALEICLILLAGIVSSRGIRLFPFLYIILVIRSCLIFQLPGRIIVTSLSFALFVLTLIHRFQHVPAVPMLQERLRFTLLSFALSFGLSLVFVLLLMNAVLAERQIREKLAIANDQLRQYALRIEDQATLQERNRIARDIHDSLGHSLTALNLQLETALKLWQSNPAKAQTFLAQAKNLGSQALQEVRQSVSAMRSDPLHGQSLEVAIAALVTEFHHSTGFSPIYHLVLKHSIPAEVKTAVYRIAQEALTNIWKHAQANEVKINIQTSLESLHLKIADNGKGFVLNKNTTGFGLQSMRDRVLALGGEFQISSALGAGCCITATIPLPRLLT
- a CDS encoding response regulator, which gives rise to MIRLVLVDDQNLIRQGLKALLELEPDLQVVGEAENGQAVMHLLQKLQPDVILMDVRMPVMDGVAATREIAQRFPQIKVLVLTTFDNDEYIAAALRNGAMGYLLKDTPSEELAAAIRAVYKGYTQLGPGLVEKIIAKVPEPSALTPAGWTELTPREREVLRLIAAGESNREIAQTLHISEGTVKNHVTSILNRLSLRDRTQAAIFANSFLHHVETDRKGMRG
- a CDS encoding nucleoside deaminase, which encodes MTAEDFMRIALEEAKKGDAPYGAVIVKDNEIVAIAHNTVQQNSDPSAHAEMNAIRKLTSQIKNPSLAGYIIYTTGEPCPMCATVCVWAGISEIICAISIEDLIRLNQSQIDISCDEVIARSFRDIKVTKGLLKEECLELFK
- a CDS encoding ion transporter — protein: MLLARKIIGFYLEDIETPLGRFINLAITSLVLVSSAIFVIETYPISNNLKLILDGLDIIVLGIFALEYLLRFWCAESKVRYFFSLYSLLDLLAILPFFVGLVNISYIRILRWFRILRLVRFIQKKFLFERISSEDSIIFARILFTLFAIIFVYSGLIYQVEHPVNPETFNTFLDAVYFSVVTMTTVGFGDVTPVSQVGRLLTVLMIMTGVALIPWQVGNLIRQFIKASNQVEVRCPTCQLSLHDADAQYCKICGTKLAKSP
- a CDS encoding DUF4385 domain-containing protein; protein product: MAFDYSLDFKKIDFRSSPELYRVGKGEQGVLLVEPYKSEILPYWRFKTPEIAKESSEKIYELFLNYLEQDDFVGADMARKFLQMGYTRSRRYANHKSGRKYKANPQKAGSQEAEKQARKEVLPLEIDPVKAESAAIFKEKWTLAKTHEKYLQLMKKHQQMYEKTE
- the cysC gene encoding adenylyl-sulfate kinase translates to MKQQGMTLWFTGLSGAGKTTISKAVEEQLREQGYKVEVLDGDIVRENLTKGLGFSKADRDENIRRIGFVAQLLTRNGVIVIVSAISPYRAIRDEVRSKIGNFIEVYVNAPLAVCEDRDVKGLYKKARAGEIKSFTGIDDPYEPPLNPEVECKTNQETLSESVEKVMAKLNQYVHVNNNVSKVA
- the fni gene encoding type 2 isopentenyl-diphosphate Delta-isomerase — protein: MNLPVNSLGQTQTRKAEHLRICLDEDVQFSQTTNGLERYRFIHCCLPEINRDEINLRTQFLGKQLSYPLLISSMTGGTEFAGTINRRLAQVAQHYNIAMGVGSQRVALEKPQVAATFAVRSLAPDILLLANLGAVQLNYKYGLDECRRVVDLLQADALILHLNPLQECIQPRGDTNFRGLLDKIEKLCSKLPVPVIAKEVGNGISATMAKRLMNAGISAIDVAGAGGTSWAKVESERAENSLQRRLGMTFANWGLPTAECITSIRAVVPEIPLIASGGLRHGLDVAKAIALGADLAGLALPFLQAAAESEAALYELVEVLIAEITTVLFCTGTANLEEFKRSEVLQVVPVNG